Proteins from one Sabethes cyaneus chromosome 2, idSabCyanKW18_F2, whole genome shotgun sequence genomic window:
- the LOC128733511 gene encoding unconventional myosin-Va isoform X1: MSSTELYVKDARVWIPHSDKVWQGAVVVSDYKEGSSTLELITDQQVKHTVQLKSNSDLPPLRNPAILIGQNDLTALSYLHEPDVLYNLEVRFCDRHAIYTYCGIVLVAINPYAELPLYGADLIRAYRGHSMGELEPHIFAVAEEAYAKLEREKCDISIIVSGESGAGKTVSAKYAMRYFATVGGSESETQIEKKVLASNPIMEAIGNAKTTRNDNSSRFGKFTKLLFTNNLSMMSLTGGTMQTYLLEKSRVVFQASGERNYHIFYQLCASRQQWPELMLDHQDKFQFLCQGKSPDIVKVSDEHQFEETMKAMKTLGFDHPEISDIMKILAAVLHLGNIEFTHKYKKQTQEVDQEACTVASDDLHLNIFSDILKLDREQLRKWLITRQIESINDSVLIPQNKPQSEAARDALAKHVYAEMFQYIVQKINRNLAGSKKQSCFIGVLDIYGFETFDVNSFEQFCINYANEKLQQQFNQHVFKLEQEQYLKEGIEWTMIDFYDNQPCIDLIETKLGILDLLDEECRMPRGSDESWVGKLFEKCTKYKHFDKPRFGKSAFLIKHFSDTVQYESQGFLEKNRDTVSKELVNVLAQSGMKLCHKLMTAQDEVQSPSSSSSPSEVRGSGVKLVVSAAKSQPADKRRKPMTQKQQRKTVGSQFRDSLTLLITTLHNTTPHYVRCIKPNEDKAAFKWEAPKIVQQLRACGVLETVRISAAGFPSRWQYEDFYDRYRLLCKRVQIVDWNVKSTCTNIVRNWLSDPDKYRLGKTQIFFRAGQVAYLEQLRSDVRKKHIILVQSLIRRFICRHKYLRLKRTALGLQRHARGMLARKRADNLRKNRAAIKIQRYVRGWLQRSKYRKIRKTVLGLQTFARGMLARKHFRMVLDNYKATQIQRFCRGYLARQRACKRLADIVKCQATIRRFLARRLFKRMKAEARTISHIQKMYKGLENKIIELQQRYDQISKENAALKKQNVEIPEMRQKLEAMKRQEKELKSLKIQLEQKDEKLLFVIKQLENERDEKMILLEEKQKEEEERLKERNLLEQDLAKMRDQVNEFGDVTKMERTRLLSQADSNEIHVAYQRMVKDKDQLENENQSLRHELRRLQHIITNSHELKTHSRSVSNASSTNEEDFGYNSGKNTLEIHRSPQSHEGEINNNVKQQVSGHVSVSNVPPQSYLNASHTTTAVPVAAEMRANSASGSSSIGNPTSYSSMDTLPRGSVVPILDSDRVYKTPPESFSMLKDHSTPNTNETPEKDQTAIILKMRKLFEEEKSKSDQLRKEVARFRKSSSFSTEDSIRASELEVEFEKLRQDYNLLRNSIKRGVEDREMEAQYTALQDELKRRRDECISLKAVLAQQSQSLRTLGQSQVNPNGGDTSLKIHDEGELMEVYQATKLVNRQLEAELSAMMEANNETLVENNKIIDGLRKEVQNLQNILQSRMENPSESNIDALKQSEQYLRHELKKSTAAYVELQEQFNELLIKINELTKKNNILSNRLRDHGLNDSILMNDEFQNMVMVKKKAQSYQGILKYRQEDENKIIQRLVTDLKPRVAVTLTPNLPAYVVFMCIRYTDLVNTDQHVRSLLTRFVQIIKKLYKLPNTAEVRVMWLVNTLTLHNMLKQFGGYEEYMQYNTEAQNQQQLKNFDLSEYRQVIHELIILMHSVLLRQIQESVKQFIVPAILDHDETARGKSRRTMSLDISPEENREPRTLVQQLETFYKHLSSFGMENYYIEQIFKQLMYYICAVAVNNLMLRGDLCMWKTGMKIRYNVGCLEGWIRTMAMDPEVVKPLEPLIQISRILQARKTEEDVQTLLELSSCLTTAQILKIIKSYTTDDCENAIKPIFIEKLTKQLNERSTQSESDTYMMDEEIVSPLVVVYKYSEVNLEEIDIPEELKLEGLVTRI; the protein is encoded by the exons GATGCCCGCGTTTGGATTCCCCACTCGGACAAGGTTTGGCAGGGGGCGGTCGTCGTTAGCGACTACAAGGAAGGCAGCAGCACACTAGAGCTCATCACCGACCAACAGGTGAAGCATACGGTTCAGCTCAAATCGAACAGCGATCTTCCGCCCCTGCGTAATCCTGCCATTTTAATCGGGCAGAATGATCTCACGGCATTGTCCTACCTGCACGAGCCGGACGTCCTCTATAATCTGGAGGTTCGTTTCTGCGATCGTCACGCCATCTACACGTACTGTGGGATCGTGCTGGTGGCTATTAATCCCTATGCAGAATTACCGCTGTACGGAGCGGACCTGATTCGGGCCTACCGTGGTCACTCGATGGGTGAGCTAGAACCGCACATCTTTGCCGTTGCGGAGGAAGCGTACGCCAAACTGGAGCGGGAAAAATGTGATATTAGTATAATTGTTAGTGGTGAGTCCGGCGCGGGAAAGACCGTTTCCGCGAAGTATGCTATGCGATACTTCGCGACGGTGGGCGGTAGCGAATCGGAGACGCAAATCGAGAAGAAAGTGCTGGCCAGTAATCCGATTATGGAAGCGATTGGTAACGCAAAAACCACGAGAAATGATAACAGCTCAAGATTTGGCAAATTCACTAAACTGCTGTTCACTAATAATCTTTCGATGATGTCCTTGACCGGGGGTACTATGCAGACTTACCTGCTGGAAAAGTCTCGAGTGGTGTTTCAAGCTTCCGGAGAGCGAAACTATCATATATTCTATCAGTTGTGCGCTTCGCGGCAGCAATGGCCCGAACTGATGCTAGATCATCAGGATAAGTTTCAATTTTTATGTCAGGGAAAATCTCCGGACATCGTTAAAGTTTCCGACGAGCATCAGTTCGAGGAAACGATGAAAGCTATGAAAACTCTCGGTTTCGACCATCCGGAGATTAGCGATATCATGAAAATACTTGCAGCTGTGCTGCATCTGGGCAATATCGAGTTTACCCACAAGTACAAAAAACAAACGCAAGAAGTCGATCAGGAGGCTTGCACTGTAGCG TCCGACGACCTGCACCTGAACATTTTCAGTGACATCCTCAAGCTGGATCGAGAACAGCTGCGGAAATGGCTTATCACGCGGCAGATCGAATCCATCAACGATAGTGTGCTGATACCGCAGAATAAGCCGCAATCGGAAGCGGCTCGCGATGCCCTGGCGAAGCATGTGTATGCGGAAATGTTTCAGTACATAGTTCAGAAAATTAACCGTAACCTGGCTGGTTCGAAGAAGCAGAGCTGCTTCATCG GCGTTCTGGATATCTATGGCTTCGAAACATTCGATGTTAATTCATTTGAACAGTTCTGCATCAATTACGCCAACGAGAAACTGCAGCAACAATTTAACCAACACGTTTTCAAGCTGGAACAGGAGCAGTACCTGAAGGAAGGTATCGAATGGACGATGATTGACTTCTACGATAATCAGCCGTGTATTGATTTGATTGAGACAAAGCTGGGCATACTGGATCTGCTGGATGAGGAATGTCGGATGCCACGTGGCTCGGATGAATCTTGGGTGGGAAAACTTTTCGAAAAATGTACCAAATATAAACATTTTGACAAGCCACGTTTCGGGAAAAGTGCATTTTTGATTAAGCATTTTTCCGATACGGTCCAGTATGAATCGCAAGGGTTTCTGGAGAAGAACCGTGATACCGTTTCCAAGGAGCTTGTAAATGTGCTTGCGCAGTCCGGAATGAAATTGTGCCATAAACTTATGACTGCACAAGATGAAGTACAATctccgtcgtcatcgtcgtcgccgtcggaAGTTAGAGGAAGCGGCGTAAAGTTAGTAGTCAGTGCTGCCAAAAGTCAG CCAGCGGATAAACGACGAAAG CCAATGACCCAAAAGCAGCAAAGAAAAACTGTCGGCTCGCAGTTCCGAGATAGCTTGACGCTCTTGATAACCACACTTCACAACACGACGCCGCACTATGTCAGGTGTATTAAG CCCAATGAGGACAAAGCCGCCTTCAAATGGGAAGCTCCGAAGATCGTACAGCAGTTGCGAGCCTGTGGGGTGTTGGAAACCGTGCGAATTTCTGCCGCCGGTTTCCCGTCTCGCTGGCAGTACGAAGACTTCTACGACCGGTACCGGTTGCTGTGTAAACGCGTACAAATCGTTGACTGGAACGTTAAGTCCACCTGTACCAACATCGTCCGCAATTGGCTGTCCGACCCGGACAAGTATCGCCTGGGTAAGACACAGATCTTTTTCCGAGCGGGTCAGGTTGCCTATCTGGAGCAGCTGAGAAGCGACGTACGGAAAAAGCACATTATTCTGGTTCAATCTCTGATAAGAAGGTTTATCTGTCGACACAAATATTTGCGGCTGAAGCGCACGGCTCTCGGACTGCAACGTCACGCCAGAGGGATGCTGGCACGAAA GAGAGCGGATAATCTGCGCAAAAATCGGGCAGCAATTAAAATTCAACGCTACGTACGTGGTTGGCTGCAGCGGTCGAAATATCGCAAAATTCGCAAGACGGTCCTCGGTTTACAAACATTCGCCCGCGGAATGCTGGCCCGAAAACACTTCCGAATGGTCTTGGACAACTACAAAGCCACTCAGATACAACGATTCTGCCGGGGCTATCTGGCTCGGCAAAGGGCTTGCAAGCGGTTGGCCGATATCGTCAAATGCCAGGCTACCATTCGTCGCTTTTTGGCGCGTCGTCTTTTTAAGCGCATGAAAGCGGAAGCCCGCACTATTTCTCACATTCAAAAGATGTACAAAGGTTTGGAGAACAAAATTATCGAGCTGCAGCAGCGTTACGATCAGATTTCGAAAGAAAATGCTGCTCTAAAGAAGCAGAATGTGGAGATTCCGGAAATGCGTCAGAAGTTGGAGGCGATGAAACGACAGGAGAAAGAACTGAAGTCTTTGAAGATTCAGTTAGAGCAAAAGGACGAAAAGCTTTTGTTCGTCATCAAGCAGCTAGAGAACGAACGGGACGAGAAAATGATTTTGctggaagaaaaacaaaaggaagAGGAAGAGAGATTGAAGGAACGAAATTTGCTAGAACAGGACCTCGCCAAAATGCGCGATCAGGTTAATGAGTTCGGCGATGTTACGAAGATGGAGCGCACTCGACTGCTGTCGCAGGCAGACTCTAACGAAATACATGTAGCGTACCAACGAATGGTtaaagacaaggatcagcttgAGAATGAAAACCAATCTTTGAGGCACGAGTTGCGCCGTCTCCAGCACATCATCACTAATTCACACGAGCTGAAAACGCACTCCCGTTCGGTCAGTAATGCATCCAGTACAAATGAGGAAGACTTTGGTTACAATTCCGGTAAAAACACGCTGGAGATTCATCGCTCTCCTCAGTCTcatgaaggtgaaattaataATAATGTTAAACAACAAGTTAGTGGACATGTTAGCGTTAGTAACGTCCCTCCTCAGTCCTATTTAAACGCTTCCCACACGACGACAGCAGTCCCTGTGGCTGCTGAAATGCGTGCTAATAGTGCCAGTGGTAGTTCATCGATAGGTAACCCAACTAGTTATAGTTCAATGGACACTTTGCCAAGGGGAAGTGTCGTTCCTATTCTAGATTCTGACCGTGTTTATAAAACTCCGCCAGAATCGTTCAGTATGCTAAAAG ATCATTCAACACCGAACACGAACGAAACCCCGGAAAAGGATCAAACCGCTATCATCCTAAAAATGCGCAAACTTTTCGAAGAGGAGAAATCAAAGAGTGACCAACTGCGCAAAGAAGTGGCCCGATTCCGCAAGAGTTCCTCCTTCAGTACGGAAGACTCGATACGCGCCTCGGAGCTGGAGGTGGAGTTTGAAAAACTCCGACAGGATTACAACCTGCTGCGAAACAGCATCAAGCGGGGCGTGGAAGATCGCGAAATGGAAGCGCAGTATACGGCACTGCAGGATGAACTGAAGCGCCGCCGTGACGAGTGTATTTCGCTCAAGGCGGTTCTGGCGCAGCAGAGCCAATCGTTGCGAACGTTAGGCCAGTCGCAGGTGAATCCCAACGGTGGAGACACGAGTTTGAAGATCCATGACGAGGGCGAATTGATGGAAGTGTATCAGGCAACTAAGTTGGTCAATCGACAGCTGGAGGCTGAGCTGAGTGCGATGATGGAAGCTAATAACGAAACCCTGGTGGAGAATAATAAAATTATTGACGGATTGCGGAAGGAGGTTCAGAACTTgcaaaatattttgcagagtagaATGGAAAATCCGTCGGAAAGCAATATCGATGCTTTGAAACAGAGTGAACAGTATTTGAGGCATGAACTAAAGAAATCTACGGCAGCCTACGTGGAACTGCAAGAGCAGTTTAATGAACTGCTAATTAAGATCAACGAATTAACGAAAAAGAATAACATCCTGTCGAACCGGTTGCGGGATCACGGCTTGAATGATTCCATTTTAATGAACGACGAGTTCCAAAATATGGTGATGGTAAAGAAAAAGGCTCAGTCTTACCAAGGAATACTGAAATATCGTCAAGAAGATGAGAATAAAATTATTCAACGGTTAGTTACGGATCTCAAACCAAGAGTAGCTGTTACGTTAACGCCCAATCTACCGGCCTATGTGGTATTTATGTGTATACGATACACTGATCTGGTGAATACCGATCAGCATGTGCGTTCTCTGCTAACCCGTTTCGtacaaataattaaaaagcTCTATAAATTACCGAACACTGCAGAAGTGCGTGTCATGTGGCTAGTCAATACCCTCAC ATTACATAATATGTTGAAGCAGTTCGGTGGTTATGAAGAGTATATGCAGTACAACACTGAAGCGCAGAATCAGCAGCAATTGAAGAACTTCGATCTGTCCGAGTACCGGCAGGTGATCCACGAGCTGATCATTCTAATGCACAGCGTGCTGCTACGGCAGATACAGGAATCCGTCAAGCAATTTATTGTTCCCGCCATTCTGGATCACGATGAAACGGCACGTGGTAAAAGCCGTCGAACAATGTCGCTAGATATATCTCCTGAAGAAAACCGTGAACCAAGGACCCTAGTGCAGCAACTGGAAACATTCTACAAGCATTTGTCCAGCTTCGGAATGGAAAATTACTACATTGAACAGATCTTCAAACAG ctCATGTACTACATTTGTGCGGTTGCCGTCAATAATCTGATGCTGCGGGGGGATCTCTGCATGTGGAAGACCGGCATGAAAATTCGTTACAATGTCGGTTGCCTAGAAGGTTGGATCCGCACAATGGCGATGGATCCGGAGGTTGTAAAACCACTGGAACCATTGATTCAAATATCGCGCATACTACAGGCACGAAAAACCGAAGAAGACGTCCAAACGCTGCTAGAGCTTAGTTCCTGTCTGACGACGGCGCAAATTTTAAAG ATCATCAAATCGTACACAACGGATGATTGCGAAAATGCGATCAAACCCATCTTTATCGAAAAGCTGACCAAGCAACTGAATGAACGATCCACTCAGAGTGAGTCGGATACCTATATGATGGACGAGGAAATTGTCAGCCCGCTGGTCGTGGTGTACAAGTACAGTGAAGTAAATCTCGAAGAGATTGACATTCCTGAGGAACTCAAACTAGAGGGATTGGTCACCAGAATCTAA
- the LOC128733511 gene encoding unconventional myosin-Va isoform X3, which yields MSSTELYVKDARVWIPHSDKVWQGAVVVSDYKEGSSTLELITDQQVKHTVQLKSNSDLPPLRNPAILIGQNDLTALSYLHEPDVLYNLEVRFCDRHAIYTYCGIVLVAINPYAELPLYGADLIRAYRGHSMGELEPHIFAVAEEAYAKLEREKCDISIIVSGESGAGKTVSAKYAMRYFATVGGSESETQIEKKVLASNPIMEAIGNAKTTRNDNSSRFGKFTKLLFTNNLSMMSLTGGTMQTYLLEKSRVVFQASGERNYHIFYQLCASRQQWPELMLDHQDKFQFLCQGKSPDIVKVSDEHQFEETMKAMKTLGFDHPEISDIMKILAAVLHLGNIEFTHKYKKQTQEVDQEACTVASDDLHLNIFSDILKLDREQLRKWLITRQIESINDSVLIPQNKPQSEAARDALAKHVYAEMFQYIVQKINRNLAGSKKQSCFIGVLDIYGFETFDVNSFEQFCINYANEKLQQQFNQHVFKLEQEQYLKEGIEWTMIDFYDNQPCIDLIETKLGILDLLDEECRMPRGSDESWVGKLFEKCTKYKHFDKPRFGKSAFLIKHFSDTVQYESQGFLEKNRDTVSKELVNVLAQSGMKLCHKLMTAQDEVQSPSSSSSPSEVRGSGVKLVVSAAKSQPADKRRKPMTQKQQRKTVGSQFRDSLTLLITTLHNTTPHYVRCIKPNEDKAAFKWEAPKIVQQLRACGVLETVRISAAGFPSRWQYEDFYDRYRLLCKRVQIVDWNVKSTCTNIVRNWLSDPDKYRLGKTQIFFRAGQVAYLEQLRSDVRKKHIILVQSLIRRFICRHKYLRLKRTALGLQRHARGMLARKRADNLRKNRAAIKIQRYVRGWLQRSKYRKIRKTVLGLQTFARGMLARKHFRMVLDNYKATQIQRFCRGYLARQRACKRLADIVKCQATIRRFLARRLFKRMKAEARTISHIQKMYKGLENKIIELQQRYDQISKENAALKKQNVEIPEMRQKLEAMKRQEKELKSLKIQLEQKDEKLLFVIKQLENERDEKMILLEEKQKEEEERLKERNLLEQDLAKMRDQVNEFGDVTKMERTRLLSQADSNEIHVAYQRMVKDKDQLENENQSLRHELRRLQHIITNSHELKTHSRSVSNASSTNEEDFGYNSGKNTLEIHRSPQSHEDHSTPNTNETPEKDQTAIILKMRKLFEEEKSKSDQLRKEVARFRKSSSFSTEDSIRASELEVEFEKLRQDYNLLRNSIKRGVEDREMEAQYTALQDELKRRRDECISLKAVLAQQSQSLRTLGQSQVNPNGGDTSLKIHDEGELMEVYQATKLVNRQLEAELSAMMEANNETLVENNKIIDGLRKEVQNLQNILQSRMENPSESNIDALKQSEQYLRHELKKSTAAYVELQEQFNELLIKINELTKKNNILSNRLRDHGLNDSILMNDEFQNMVMVKKKAQSYQGILKYRQEDENKIIQRLVTDLKPRVAVTLTPNLPAYVVFMCIRYTDLVNTDQHVRSLLTRFVQIIKKLYKLPNTAEVRVMWLVNTLTLHNMLKQFGGYEEYMQYNTEAQNQQQLKNFDLSEYRQVIHELIILMHSVLLRQIQESVKQFIVPAILDHDETARGKSRRTMSLDISPEENREPRTLVQQLETFYKHLSSFGMENYYIEQIFKQLMYYICAVAVNNLMLRGDLCMWKTGMKIRYNVGCLEGWIRTMAMDPEVVKPLEPLIQISRILQARKTEEDVQTLLELSSCLTTAQILKIIKSYTTDDCENAIKPIFIEKLTKQLNERSTQSESDTYMMDEEIVSPLVVVYKYSEVNLEEIDIPEELKLEGLVTRI from the exons GATGCCCGCGTTTGGATTCCCCACTCGGACAAGGTTTGGCAGGGGGCGGTCGTCGTTAGCGACTACAAGGAAGGCAGCAGCACACTAGAGCTCATCACCGACCAACAGGTGAAGCATACGGTTCAGCTCAAATCGAACAGCGATCTTCCGCCCCTGCGTAATCCTGCCATTTTAATCGGGCAGAATGATCTCACGGCATTGTCCTACCTGCACGAGCCGGACGTCCTCTATAATCTGGAGGTTCGTTTCTGCGATCGTCACGCCATCTACACGTACTGTGGGATCGTGCTGGTGGCTATTAATCCCTATGCAGAATTACCGCTGTACGGAGCGGACCTGATTCGGGCCTACCGTGGTCACTCGATGGGTGAGCTAGAACCGCACATCTTTGCCGTTGCGGAGGAAGCGTACGCCAAACTGGAGCGGGAAAAATGTGATATTAGTATAATTGTTAGTGGTGAGTCCGGCGCGGGAAAGACCGTTTCCGCGAAGTATGCTATGCGATACTTCGCGACGGTGGGCGGTAGCGAATCGGAGACGCAAATCGAGAAGAAAGTGCTGGCCAGTAATCCGATTATGGAAGCGATTGGTAACGCAAAAACCACGAGAAATGATAACAGCTCAAGATTTGGCAAATTCACTAAACTGCTGTTCACTAATAATCTTTCGATGATGTCCTTGACCGGGGGTACTATGCAGACTTACCTGCTGGAAAAGTCTCGAGTGGTGTTTCAAGCTTCCGGAGAGCGAAACTATCATATATTCTATCAGTTGTGCGCTTCGCGGCAGCAATGGCCCGAACTGATGCTAGATCATCAGGATAAGTTTCAATTTTTATGTCAGGGAAAATCTCCGGACATCGTTAAAGTTTCCGACGAGCATCAGTTCGAGGAAACGATGAAAGCTATGAAAACTCTCGGTTTCGACCATCCGGAGATTAGCGATATCATGAAAATACTTGCAGCTGTGCTGCATCTGGGCAATATCGAGTTTACCCACAAGTACAAAAAACAAACGCAAGAAGTCGATCAGGAGGCTTGCACTGTAGCG TCCGACGACCTGCACCTGAACATTTTCAGTGACATCCTCAAGCTGGATCGAGAACAGCTGCGGAAATGGCTTATCACGCGGCAGATCGAATCCATCAACGATAGTGTGCTGATACCGCAGAATAAGCCGCAATCGGAAGCGGCTCGCGATGCCCTGGCGAAGCATGTGTATGCGGAAATGTTTCAGTACATAGTTCAGAAAATTAACCGTAACCTGGCTGGTTCGAAGAAGCAGAGCTGCTTCATCG GCGTTCTGGATATCTATGGCTTCGAAACATTCGATGTTAATTCATTTGAACAGTTCTGCATCAATTACGCCAACGAGAAACTGCAGCAACAATTTAACCAACACGTTTTCAAGCTGGAACAGGAGCAGTACCTGAAGGAAGGTATCGAATGGACGATGATTGACTTCTACGATAATCAGCCGTGTATTGATTTGATTGAGACAAAGCTGGGCATACTGGATCTGCTGGATGAGGAATGTCGGATGCCACGTGGCTCGGATGAATCTTGGGTGGGAAAACTTTTCGAAAAATGTACCAAATATAAACATTTTGACAAGCCACGTTTCGGGAAAAGTGCATTTTTGATTAAGCATTTTTCCGATACGGTCCAGTATGAATCGCAAGGGTTTCTGGAGAAGAACCGTGATACCGTTTCCAAGGAGCTTGTAAATGTGCTTGCGCAGTCCGGAATGAAATTGTGCCATAAACTTATGACTGCACAAGATGAAGTACAATctccgtcgtcatcgtcgtcgccgtcggaAGTTAGAGGAAGCGGCGTAAAGTTAGTAGTCAGTGCTGCCAAAAGTCAG CCAGCGGATAAACGACGAAAG CCAATGACCCAAAAGCAGCAAAGAAAAACTGTCGGCTCGCAGTTCCGAGATAGCTTGACGCTCTTGATAACCACACTTCACAACACGACGCCGCACTATGTCAGGTGTATTAAG CCCAATGAGGACAAAGCCGCCTTCAAATGGGAAGCTCCGAAGATCGTACAGCAGTTGCGAGCCTGTGGGGTGTTGGAAACCGTGCGAATTTCTGCCGCCGGTTTCCCGTCTCGCTGGCAGTACGAAGACTTCTACGACCGGTACCGGTTGCTGTGTAAACGCGTACAAATCGTTGACTGGAACGTTAAGTCCACCTGTACCAACATCGTCCGCAATTGGCTGTCCGACCCGGACAAGTATCGCCTGGGTAAGACACAGATCTTTTTCCGAGCGGGTCAGGTTGCCTATCTGGAGCAGCTGAGAAGCGACGTACGGAAAAAGCACATTATTCTGGTTCAATCTCTGATAAGAAGGTTTATCTGTCGACACAAATATTTGCGGCTGAAGCGCACGGCTCTCGGACTGCAACGTCACGCCAGAGGGATGCTGGCACGAAA GAGAGCGGATAATCTGCGCAAAAATCGGGCAGCAATTAAAATTCAACGCTACGTACGTGGTTGGCTGCAGCGGTCGAAATATCGCAAAATTCGCAAGACGGTCCTCGGTTTACAAACATTCGCCCGCGGAATGCTGGCCCGAAAACACTTCCGAATGGTCTTGGACAACTACAAAGCCACTCAGATACAACGATTCTGCCGGGGCTATCTGGCTCGGCAAAGGGCTTGCAAGCGGTTGGCCGATATCGTCAAATGCCAGGCTACCATTCGTCGCTTTTTGGCGCGTCGTCTTTTTAAGCGCATGAAAGCGGAAGCCCGCACTATTTCTCACATTCAAAAGATGTACAAAGGTTTGGAGAACAAAATTATCGAGCTGCAGCAGCGTTACGATCAGATTTCGAAAGAAAATGCTGCTCTAAAGAAGCAGAATGTGGAGATTCCGGAAATGCGTCAGAAGTTGGAGGCGATGAAACGACAGGAGAAAGAACTGAAGTCTTTGAAGATTCAGTTAGAGCAAAAGGACGAAAAGCTTTTGTTCGTCATCAAGCAGCTAGAGAACGAACGGGACGAGAAAATGATTTTGctggaagaaaaacaaaaggaagAGGAAGAGAGATTGAAGGAACGAAATTTGCTAGAACAGGACCTCGCCAAAATGCGCGATCAGGTTAATGAGTTCGGCGATGTTACGAAGATGGAGCGCACTCGACTGCTGTCGCAGGCAGACTCTAACGAAATACATGTAGCGTACCAACGAATGGTtaaagacaaggatcagcttgAGAATGAAAACCAATCTTTGAGGCACGAGTTGCGCCGTCTCCAGCACATCATCACTAATTCACACGAGCTGAAAACGCACTCCCGTTCGGTCAGTAATGCATCCAGTACAAATGAGGAAGACTTTGGTTACAATTCCGGTAAAAACACGCTGGAGATTCATCGCTCTCCTCAGTCTcatgaag ATCATTCAACACCGAACACGAACGAAACCCCGGAAAAGGATCAAACCGCTATCATCCTAAAAATGCGCAAACTTTTCGAAGAGGAGAAATCAAAGAGTGACCAACTGCGCAAAGAAGTGGCCCGATTCCGCAAGAGTTCCTCCTTCAGTACGGAAGACTCGATACGCGCCTCGGAGCTGGAGGTGGAGTTTGAAAAACTCCGACAGGATTACAACCTGCTGCGAAACAGCATCAAGCGGGGCGTGGAAGATCGCGAAATGGAAGCGCAGTATACGGCACTGCAGGATGAACTGAAGCGCCGCCGTGACGAGTGTATTTCGCTCAAGGCGGTTCTGGCGCAGCAGAGCCAATCGTTGCGAACGTTAGGCCAGTCGCAGGTGAATCCCAACGGTGGAGACACGAGTTTGAAGATCCATGACGAGGGCGAATTGATGGAAGTGTATCAGGCAACTAAGTTGGTCAATCGACAGCTGGAGGCTGAGCTGAGTGCGATGATGGAAGCTAATAACGAAACCCTGGTGGAGAATAATAAAATTATTGACGGATTGCGGAAGGAGGTTCAGAACTTgcaaaatattttgcagagtagaATGGAAAATCCGTCGGAAAGCAATATCGATGCTTTGAAACAGAGTGAACAGTATTTGAGGCATGAACTAAAGAAATCTACGGCAGCCTACGTGGAACTGCAAGAGCAGTTTAATGAACTGCTAATTAAGATCAACGAATTAACGAAAAAGAATAACATCCTGTCGAACCGGTTGCGGGATCACGGCTTGAATGATTCCATTTTAATGAACGACGAGTTCCAAAATATGGTGATGGTAAAGAAAAAGGCTCAGTCTTACCAAGGAATACTGAAATATCGTCAAGAAGATGAGAATAAAATTATTCAACGGTTAGTTACGGATCTCAAACCAAGAGTAGCTGTTACGTTAACGCCCAATCTACCGGCCTATGTGGTATTTATGTGTATACGATACACTGATCTGGTGAATACCGATCAGCATGTGCGTTCTCTGCTAACCCGTTTCGtacaaataattaaaaagcTCTATAAATTACCGAACACTGCAGAAGTGCGTGTCATGTGGCTAGTCAATACCCTCAC ATTACATAATATGTTGAAGCAGTTCGGTGGTTATGAAGAGTATATGCAGTACAACACTGAAGCGCAGAATCAGCAGCAATTGAAGAACTTCGATCTGTCCGAGTACCGGCAGGTGATCCACGAGCTGATCATTCTAATGCACAGCGTGCTGCTACGGCAGATACAGGAATCCGTCAAGCAATTTATTGTTCCCGCCATTCTGGATCACGATGAAACGGCACGTGGTAAAAGCCGTCGAACAATGTCGCTAGATATATCTCCTGAAGAAAACCGTGAACCAAGGACCCTAGTGCAGCAACTGGAAACATTCTACAAGCATTTGTCCAGCTTCGGAATGGAAAATTACTACATTGAACAGATCTTCAAACAG ctCATGTACTACATTTGTGCGGTTGCCGTCAATAATCTGATGCTGCGGGGGGATCTCTGCATGTGGAAGACCGGCATGAAAATTCGTTACAATGTCGGTTGCCTAGAAGGTTGGATCCGCACAATGGCGATGGATCCGGAGGTTGTAAAACCACTGGAACCATTGATTCAAATATCGCGCATACTACAGGCACGAAAAACCGAAGAAGACGTCCAAACGCTGCTAGAGCTTAGTTCCTGTCTGACGACGGCGCAAATTTTAAAG ATCATCAAATCGTACACAACGGATGATTGCGAAAATGCGATCAAACCCATCTTTATCGAAAAGCTGACCAAGCAACTGAATGAACGATCCACTCAGAGTGAGTCGGATACCTATATGATGGACGAGGAAATTGTCAGCCCGCTGGTCGTGGTGTACAAGTACAGTGAAGTAAATCTCGAAGAGATTGACATTCCTGAGGAACTCAAACTAGAGGGATTGGTCACCAGAATCTAA